The DNA window CCAATAATGAGGACAGGGCATCTTTAATGAATGCCATACGCACTCCTCTTACATTTGGACATAAAAAAACCGCAATTAAGCGGCTGTAGATATGAAAAACCCGCCGAAGCGGGTTAATTACATAGAAAGCGCCTTTAAGACATGAAGCGGATCTTTCTCTATCGCCTTTAACAAGGCTTTTGCTGGCCCCGTTGGTTCTCTTCTTCCCTGCTCCCAATTACGTAATGTTCCAACGTTAACAGAGATTAATTTAGCAAAACCCGCCTGACTTAAGCCGGTTGCCTGGCGAATGTTTTTTACCTTCACTGCCTCAATAGTCGTTTCACGAGAGGCAGCGCGTTCGCCATTCATGATTTCGTTCATCTGCGTCATGCTTTCAGTCAGTCTGGAAAATAATTTACTATCCATTGTTACCACCCCTCATTTAATGCTCTCAGGACTTTCTTTTCTGACTCGCTCAGATCATCTTTAATGCCTTTTTTATAAATCAGAAGCAGTCGTATATGTGA is part of the Xenorhabdus cabanillasii genome and encodes:
- the nadS gene encoding NadS family protein produces the protein MDSKLFSRLTESMTQMNEIMNGERAASRETTIEAVKVKNIRQATGLSQAGFAKLISVNVGTLRNWEQGRREPTGPAKALLKAIEKDPLHVLKALSM